CTCAGCTGGATGAGGATGATCACGCGTTGTTGCACGAGATGGCGACCGATCTTGAAACCGTCAACACGCGTCGCCTGCGTGAGGTGTTTCACGACGCGACGTTCGACAAGGAGCGCGCCCAGCAGCTGTTCGCTAGCGGCGTGCTGTCGCTTCGCGGCCGCGCGCGCGCGGAGCAGTTGCATCTTGCGTTGATCAATTCCGTGGCGCGCGAGGCGCGCAAGGATCGCGAGGAGTACTCCGAGATCATCGAGGATCTGGAGGCGACGCTGGTCGATCGCTACTTCTGCAATTTCTCGTTGTTCCAGTCGCTTCCCGACAGCTGGGCCATCGATCAGTTATTCCCGATCATGCCCGTGCATCGGCTGGACGAGGAGCCCATTCGTCGCGGCACGATTCAGGACGTGTCATGCGACAGCGATGGAAAGATCGACCGTTTTGTCGGTGGCGATCGCAACTCGCCGCGCCAGAGCCTGGAACTGCACCCGTTCCACGACGGCGAGCCGTACGTCATCGGAATATTCCTGACGGGTGCGTATCAGGAGATACTGGGCGATCTGCACAATCTGTTCGGGGACACGAACGCCGTGCACATCCGGCTCAAGGAGCGCGGATACGAGATCACTGACCTCGTGCACGGCGATACGGTAACGGAAGTGCTGGCCTACGTGCAGTTCCGCGCCGCTGACCTGTTGACGACTTTCCGGCGCAAGGTAAGCAACGCGAAGAACATCACGCGCGACGAGGCGAATGCCTTCATCGCTGATTACCTGGCGGGCCTGGAAGGCTACACGTATCTGGAAGGCGACGCGGCGCGGTAGCCTTACGCCTCGAATCTCCGTCCCACCTCGGGCCAGTTCACCACGTTCCACCACGCGCTGACGTAATCGCCGCGCTTGTTCTGGTACTTGAGGTAGTACGCATGTTCCCATACGTCGACGCCGAGTATTGGATGCTTCTTTTCCATGACCGGCGTGTCCTGATTCGGCGTGCTCGTGATGGTCAGCTTGCTGCCATCCTTTACGAGCCAGGCCCAGCCTGAGCCGAAGCGCTTGGCGGCAGCGTCTGCGAACTGCGTCTGGAACGTCCCGAAATCGCCAAACGACTTCTTGATCGCGTCCGCGAGCTTGCCCGTCGGCTCGCCGCCGCCCTTGGGTGACATGATCTCCCAGAACATGGAGTGGTTCCAGTGGCCGCCGGCGTTGTTGCGCACCGCCGTGCGAATCGATTCGGGAATCGAATCGAGATGCTGCAGCAGATCGTCGAGCGACCTGGATTGCAGCTCGGGAGCCTTCTCGAGCGCGGCGTTGAGATTGTTCACATATCCAGCATGATGCTTATCATGATGGATCTCCATTGTGCGTGCATCGATCGACGGCTCCAGTGCAGCAAAGTCGTACGGAAGGGCGGGGAGCGTAAAAGCCATGACTTCAGGTCTCCAATTTGGTTTTGTAGCGAGTTCTGTACCGGGCGATGATCGCCGGCAGTATGGACAGAAACACGATAATCAGAATGATCAGCTCAATGTGCTTCGCGACGCCGGGGAATGTCCGGCCGAGCGAGTATCCAAGGAGCAGCATAGACCATACCCAGGCCACTCCGCCCACGACGTTGTAGGCGATGAACCGCGAATACTGCATCTCACCCATCCCCGCGACTACTGGTGCGAAGGTACGGATGATCGGCATGAATCGCGCAATGAGAATGGTCTTGCCACCGTGCCGCTCGTAGAACTCGTGTGCCTTTATGAGATGTTTACGATTGAATAGAAGCGAGTCTTCGCGCGTAAACAGATGATGCCCAGTCGCCTTTCCGATTGCGTAGCCAACGGTGTCACCGGCAACCGCTGCGACACTGAGAATGAGACCCAGGAGCCATACGTCGATGTATCCCTGCGAGCCCAGTAGTCCGGCCGACACGAGCAGCGAGTCACCGGGCAGAAAGAATCCGATCAGCAGCCCCGTTTCGGCAAAAATGATTACGGCCATGCCGGTGTATCCGGCCGCCTGCACCAGCCCTGAAACGTCGCGCAGCCGGTTGAACAGTTCAGATAAACCGTGCATTCTGTAGGGATGAGTGTGGATGGGGTGGTCGTCCGCCCTGTCGGCCGGACTGGCCGGACCGTCGTGCCGCCTCGGACCGGCCTGTCCGAGCGGGCCGAACAGGTGTTCGAAAAGGCTTCCAGCGCATTCGTCGTTCTGCTGGGATGCGCCTGGGCTTTTTCGATCGCCTCGGCACGGGCGTCAGGCGACAAAGTTAACATCGTGACCCCTGCGTCAGCCGCGGTCGTGAGCGGACTGAGCGATGCGGATGCGCCAACCGCAGCTTACGTGACCGACGCGGTCAACAGGAAAGTCGTCGCGAGCATCGAGGCCGACGCCACGGGAGAGAGCGGAAAGCTCCGCGCGGAGATTCGGGGCGCGAGCGAGAAGCCCGGAATCGTGAAGGCTGCGATCGCAGCCGGCGGTGCACTTCGCCGCGTGGCCGATTTCAGTCTCATCACACCTCGGCCGGCCGCCGACGTACATCGGGGCCGCCTCGGGCTGTATTACATCGGGAACTGGCCGCGTGCAAGCGCCGCCAGGGGTGGCCGCGTCGTGTATCGAGCGCCGAGCGGCTTCATCGAAGTTACGCAGTCAAATGAGGATACCAGGCTGTCGCAGCACTTCGAGATCAGGGATTTTCTCACGCACGATCAGAGCGACGTGTGGCCCAAATACGTGGTAGTCAGCATGAAGCTGGTGGACAAGCTCGAGCTGGTGCTGGATGATCTCCGCGCGCATGGCGTGAATCCTGAAGGTGTTCACGTGATGAGCGGATTTCGCACTCCACAGTACAACCGCGGAGGCGGCGATCCGAGTGGGAGGGCAACGCTGAGCCGGCACATGTACGGCGACGCCGCCGACATCTACATCGACAACAGTGGCACCGGGCGTATGAGTGACCTGAATCACGACGGCCGGGTCGACCTTGCTGACGCGCGCGTGATACTTGCTTCTGTGGATCGAGTTGAACGTCAGCACCCTTCGCTGGTGGGTGGATGTGGAGTTTATATCGGGAACGGGTCGCATGGCCCGTTCGTGCACATCGACACGCGCGGCTACCCGGCACGATGGACTGGAACAGGAGACTGAGCAATGGCCGACACGATAGAGAGAGTGGTTCCGCGCGCCGACACGGTCGAAACGGATAACGCTGCGGCGGTATCGTCGGACGACCAGCATGGACGGAGGCCGGTGAGCAGCCCCAAGGTTCGGGTGCGGGCAGCCGACCTCGAGCCTTACATCGGGCTCAAGTACCTCTCTCGGCTCTTCAAGCTGATGGCGGTCGTCCTGATCCTGCTGCTCGTGTCGGAAATCATCACGGGACTCGTTACGAGCGGGCTGAACGCGCTTCCGACGCTGTTGGGCGAAGTGAGCCGTCTGGTGGTGTTTGCCGGGCTTCTGTGGGGGAGCGGCGATCTCGCCATCCTGCTCATCGACATGGGTCACGATCTTCGGGCCACGCGCATCCTCATCGGCCGGCAACTGGCTCATACGATGGATGAGCATCATGGCCAAATCGACCCTGGAATGTCGCGGCCGGTGGGTGAGTAGGATGCGCCGGTATGACTGTTGCGCTTGGTGAGCGCTAGACGGCTCACATTTTTTCGGACGAGGCTATAACGATGCTCTGGACCATTGCTCTGATCCTGTTTGTGCTATGGCTGCTTGGCTTTCTGGTATTTCCGATTGCCGGCGGGCTTATCCACATTCTGCTCGTCCTGGCGATAATTGTCGTTCTTTATCGCCTTATTACCGGACGCCGTCCTGTGCTTTAGGTCGGTTGAACCACGCAGCTCGGAACGCGGGAACCACGGCGGCCGGTTGGATCGGGCACGCCGTGGTTCCCGTTTTCGTTGTATGACGTAGTACTTTACGCCGTGCCGGAAACCATCCTCTCACGCGTAGTCGTGGTACTGTACGAGCCGCAGGATCCCGTCAACATTGGCGGGACCGTGCGAGCCATGAAGAACATGGGTGCCAGCGACCTGCGACTAGTCCGGCCGTGCGAGTACACGGATGTGCGGCTGGCTGGAATCGCGCACGGGACCGCCGACATCATCGAGCGGATCAGGCATTTCGATACGCTCGACGAAGCGCTTGCCGATTGCGTGAAGGTGGCGGCATTCACGGCCCGCCGGCGCGCGGCCAAACGGGTGCTTACCGACGCGCGTGAGGCGGCTCCCATAATCCAGGCCGCAGCGCAGGAAGGGAAGGTGGCGCTGCTGTTCGGGCGAGAAGACAGCGGACTTCCCAACGAAGCGATGGATCGCGGCCATCTCGTCGTGACGATCTCGACGACCGAGCACAGCTCCATCAACCTGGCGCAGGCGGTTCTGCTCGCGCTGTACGAGCTGCATCTGGTAGTGGCCGACGCCACCCGGTACATCGCTCCGCCCAAGCGCGACGCGCCCGCGGCTCTCGCGGCCGAGTATGAGCTGATGTTCAGCGATGCGGAGAAGGCGCTGGAGCAGGTCCAGTTCTTCAAGACGCGCCACCATGAGCGAATCATGCGATCTATAAGGTCGCTGGCATTCCGTGCGTCACCGGACAAGCGCGAGATCGCTCTGCTTCGCGCCATGTCGATCGAGGTTTTGCGCACGATAGATCGCATCAAGCGCGGCCTTGCATCATAAGGCCGCACGGGTGATTATTGGACGACAACTTGGCTTGTGAACATTTTCACATAGCCGAACGTTTAACTCGCCTTTAACCACAATTCGCGGATGGCGTTGCGAAGGAAGTGGCTCACGGTATCGGGATTCATCGCGATCGCCGCAGCGGCCACTATGCTCTCGGCATTCAGCGGCGCTTCGACGTCGCAGGGCTTCAGCCCTGAACAGCCGATTCATTTCCCACATCCCCTGCACGTACAGACGCTGAAGATGAACTGCCTGTACTGCCACTTCTCCGCGAACAAATCGCCAGATCCGGGACTGCCGGCAGTCGCCACGTGCATGGGCTGTCACGCACTCGTTGGTACGAACAAGCCGGAAATCAAGAAGCTCGCGGCTTACTGGAACAAGAAGCAGCCAGTGCCATGGGTTCGGATGCACAAGGTTCCGGAATACGTCCATTTCCCGCACATGAGCCACGTGAACGCCGGCGTTTCATGCCAGACCTGTCACGGGCCGATTCAGAACATGACGCAGGTTTACCAGTATTCCTCACTGAACATGGGTTGGTGTGTCAGCTGCCACATCGGACAGTCGAACCCGCCTTTCAAGGCGCGCTACGACTGCGCCGCCTGCCACTACTGAGCCCCGTATGAGCACCGAGACAGAATCGAAGGGGATCAAGCGCAGAGACTTTCTCAAGGTCATCGGCGGTGGCGCAGCGGTAGCAGCGTCCATTGGCTGTGAATCGGATAGAGTCGAGAAGCTCATCCCGTACCTGGTATCTCCCGACAACACCGTTCCGGGTGTATCGACCTACTACGCGACGACGTGCAGAGGCTGCGCGGCGGGCTGCGGCGTGATCGCAGAGACGCGCGACGGACGCACCACCAAGCTCGAAGGCAATCCAGCGCATCCGGTGAACCGCGGTGCGCTCTGCTCCACGGGCCAGGCGGAAGTACAGGCGCTGTACAATCCCGATCGCTACCGCTCGCCGATGATTCGCAAGAACGGCAAGCTGGTTGCGGCCAAGTGGGACGAGGCGCTCCAGCTGTTTTCCCAGAAGCTGGGCGAGACGCGCTCGCGCGGTGGCGCGGCGAACGCCGTGTTCATCAATCAACACGAGTCCGGCTCGTTTCCAGCGTTTCTGGATCAGTGGCTCGCCGATTTCGGCATGCCGGCGCATGTGAGCTACGACTCTGGCGTCGATACCGAGGCGATCGCGGCGCACACCGCTGCGTATGGCGTGGCGTGGCCGCGTTTTGATTTCAATGCTGCAGCACTCATAATTTCGTTCGGCGCCGATTTTCTGGATGGCTGGGGACCGTCGGTTCCGCAGCAGCTCGACTGGGCCGATGCGCGCGCCAAGCTGGTCGGCGCGCCGCGACTGGTAACAGTCGGCGCACGACGCTCGCTCACCGGGCTGAACGCCGACACGTGGCTCGACTGCAAGCCTGGCACTGAAGTGATGATCGCGCGCGCTCTCGCTGGCGAGATGCCGGTGGCGGACGCAGCACAGCAGAGTGGCGTCGACGCGAAGCGGTTGCAGGCTGTGGTCGACGAATATCGCGCAGCGAAGCCTGCGCTGGTACTCGCCGGCGGCCACATCGCGAATTCCGCCGAATTGTTCGCGGCCGTCACGGCGCTCAATCGCGCCAACGGCGCGGTCGGCACCACGATTCGCCCCGATCAGGCGTTTCTGGGCTACGAAGGAATCGCGCCGCAGGCTCAACTCCGCGCGATCGGCGACCGGATGAATTCCGGAGCCGTACCGCTGCTCATGGTTCGCGGTGCCAATCCGGCGTACACGATGCCTCGGAGCACAGGCTTCGCAGCGGCGATGAAGAAGGTGCCGTTCAAGGTATCGTTCGCGAGCATCATGAATGACACGAGCGAGATGTGCGATCTGATTCTTCCGGATCATCACTCGCTCGAGCAGTGGGGCGATGCCGAGCCGGTGAAGGGAACGCTCTCGCTGCAGCAGCCGACGATGGATCCCGTGTTCGATTCGCTCGCGACTTCGGACGTGCTCATCAGGATTGCGAAGGGCGATCCGGCGACGGCGGCGAAATATCCGGAGCCCGATTATCGCACGTGGCTCATCGCGCGCGTTCCGGGCGGTGAGGAAGGTATGCGCGCCGGCCTCCCGACCGCGATCGTAGCCGGCAGCGCGCTCGCGCGCACCGCGCCGCGTCCTGCGCTTCCCGCGATTCCTGCGGCCCCTGCGCTTGCTTCGACGTCCGGCGACATGTTCCTGTTCATCTACCATCACCCGGTACTAGGTGATGGTCGTGGCGCCAACAAGCCGTGGCTGCAGGAGCTTCCCGATCCCGTCACCAAGCTCACGTGGCAGACGGTGGTCGAGATGCATCCGCTTACTGCAGCGAAGATGGGACTGGACAACAGCGATCTCGTTACCGTCACGACGAGCGCGGGCTCGCTTACAGCTCCGGTCTACCTGTATCTCGGCATTCGTCAGGACACCATCGCGATCGCGACCGGACGCGGCCACATCAACGCCGGCCGCTATGCGAAGGCCGGCGAGAACGCGTACGACCTCGTTCCACTCGCCGAAAATGCAGCTGGCGGCATCGCACTCGTAAGCACCAGAGCCAAGGTCGTGAAGGCCGGCGGCAGCATGCTGCTGGCAACTACCGAAGGCTCTGCAAGACAGCATCTTCGTGACATCGCGCGCGCGATTCCTGTAGGTGAGCTCGGCGCTGGTGCCGAGAAGCACAAGGAGCCGGAAGAGGAGCATCTGCCCGGCGACGCGTCGCACGAATTCCTGCCTGGACTCCGGTCGCCCGTCGCCAACGATGCGCAGGGTGATTTCGGCGATCCAGCCTCCAAGGATCTCGGGATGTACAATCCGAATCACTGGAGCAACATGGCCAAGCGACGCTGGGCCATGACGATCGACCTGGCGCGGTGCACTGGATGCGCTGCATGCGTAACCGCGTGCTACGCCGAGAACAACATTCCGACGGTCGGCGCCGACTGGCAGACGCCGCAGATACTTCCGGACCGCACGGGGTTCGGCGCGAACATCACACGCAGTCGCGAGATGGCGTGGATTCGACTCGAGCGCTATTACGAGGGCGGGGAAGATGGCAGCGCCGATTTCGAGACGCGCTTCATCCCCATGATGTGCCAGCATTGCGGTAACGCGCCGTGCGAGCCTGTCTGCCCGGTGTACGCGACCTATCACGCGCCGGACGGACTCAACGTTCAGGTTTACAACCGGTGCGTCGGAACTCGTTACTGCTCCAACAACTGTCCCTACAAGGTTCGCTACTTCAACTGGTTCGGATACGGCGAGCCACATCGGCCGCAGTACGCGTTCCCCGAGCCGCTCAATTGGCAGCTCAATCCCGACGTCACGGTGCGCGGCAAGGGTGTCATGGAGAAGTGCTCCATGTGCGTCCAGCGCATTCGCGGCGCGGAGCATCGCGCCAAGCTCGAGAACAACCGGCCGTTGCGCCCCGACGAATTCACGACTGCGTGCGCGGAAGCGTGCCCCTCGCGCGCCATCACATTCGGCGACGCGGCGGACGATTCATGGTCGGTGACGCGATTGATCAAGGACGAGCGTGCGTATCATGTATTCGAAGAGCTCAACACATTCACCGCGGTAGTCTACTTGAAGAAAGTCAATCACCCGTCGCCGGCTACCGAGCCGGCGCACGCGTAGGAGTCCGCGGATGGCAACAGCCACTAAACCGGTAGAGGACGTCGAGCTGCTGCGCCGGCCGAACATCCCGAGCGCCGAGGTACGACTTCCCGCCGTAAAGGATTACGAGCAGGTCGATGATGAGATAACAGCGACGCTGCATCCCACGGCCCAGTGGTTCATCGGGCTTGGTGTGGCGATCCTCTTCCTCCTTATCGGCGCGCTGGCGTGGACTTATCAGATCTACACCGGACTCGGAGTCGCCGGATACAACCCGCCGGTGATGTGGGGTGTGTACATCGTCACCTTCGTGTTCTGGGTCGGTATCGGACACGCGGGAACGCTCATCTCGGCGATCCTTTACCTGTTCCGAGCGGGATTCCGAACGACGATCTACCGATGCGCCGAAGCCATGACGGTGTTCGCGGTCATGACCGCCGGACTGTTCCCGATCCTGCACCTCGGACGTCCGTGGAAGTTCTTCTGGCTCATTCCGTACCCGAACTGGCGCTACATCTGGCCGCAGATGAAGAGTCCGCTGGTGTGGGACGTGTTCGCGATTCTCACGTACCTCACGGTTTCCGCGACATTCCTCTACATCGGACTCGTCCCCGACTTCGCGATTCTCCGCGACCGGGAAAAGAATCCGGTGCGCAAGCGGCTGTTCGCGCAGCTGGCACTGGGGTGGCGTAACACCGATCGCGAGTGGCGCCACTTCGTTCGCGCGTATCTCTTCCTCGCAGCATTCTCCACACCGCTCGTTCTTTCAGTGCACTCGGTGGTGTCGTTCGACTTTGCCATGTCGGACGTGCCGGGATGGCACACGACTGTGTTCCCGCCGTACTTCGTCGCCGGCGCGATCTACTCGGGCATCGGAATGGTCTTCACCATCGTGATTCCGCTGCGCAAGTGGTTCAATCTCAAGCATTACGTCACGATCAACGATCTGGACGCTGCGGCGAAGCTTGCACTGTTCACGTCGCTCGTCGTCGGCGTATCGTACGCCTGCGAGTGGTTCGTCGCATGGTACAGCGGAAGCCCCGCCGAGAAACAGTTCTTCGCGAACCGCCTCTGGGGTCAGTGGTGGTGGGCGTCGGCATTGCTGTACACCTGCAACATCTGTCTGCCGCTGTCGCTCTTCTCGCAGTGGTGCCGCCGCAACACGACGTGGCTCTTCATCCTGTCGATCTTCATCAACATCGGCATGTGGTTCGAGCGCTTCGTGATCGTGGTGCCATCTCTGTCGCACGAGTACGAGCCCTGGCAGTGGGCAGGGTATCGCCCGACCTGGGTCGACTACGCCATTCTGTGCGGGTCGTTCGGCTGGTTCTCGATGTGGTTCCTGCTCTTCATCAAGCAGTTCCCCGTCATAGCGTTGACGGAGATCAAGGAGATCGTGAAGCCGCGATTGAAGTTCCGGCACGCACAGGGCGTGGACTCCACGGCTCATCCGTTGCCGTTCATGCCTGACACACCAGGGGAGTTCGACTGATGCGCGGCGTAATCGGGCTGTTTCGCGAGCTGGACACCACCTGCGACGCGATAGCGATTCTCAAGAAGAAGAAGTTTGGAGAATTCACGGTGTATTCTCCAACGCCGCGTCACGAGATCGAGCACGCGATCGACAGGGGGCCGAGTGCGGTGCGCGTCTTCACGCTCATCGGCGGATTGTGCGGCGTAACGTTCGGTTACTGGATCGCGATCTGGATCTCGGACTACTGGCCGATCGTGGTAGGCGGCAAGGCGATCGCGACGTGGATCCCGTACACGGTTTTCGGCTTCGAGGTGATGGTGCTCATCGGAGCGCTCGCCACTGTGGCCGGCCTGTTCGCGACAGCGAGATTCCCTCGTATCACGCACACTGTGGGATACGATTCGCGGTTCAGCTACGGCGATTTCGGCGTCTGGATCGAGCCGTCGCCAGACAAGATGCAGGAGGCAGAGCAGTTGCTACGTGATGCTGGTGCAGTGGAGGTGCGCGTTGAACGCTAGAGCCATTCGCGCGCTGCTCGCCATCGCGCCCCTTACTCTGAGTCTTTCTGCGTGCGAGTGGTTCAGCGACTTCCGCCGCCAGCCAGCGTTGCACCCGTGGCAGCCGATTCACTGCGACGCTCGTCGCGACGTCTGCGACGAGACCATTCCTTCGCGCGGCAATCCGCAGAATTCCGTCTCGATCTACGGAACCGAGCGCGCCGGCTTCGAAACGTCGTACGCTGCGCTCCCCGGCACTATCGACTCCATGTCGAATCTCGTCAATCCGACACCGCCTACCGCTGCGTCGCTCGCCAACGGTCACAAGTACTTCGCCGTCAACTGCGAAGTCTGTCATGGCGAGAAGGGACTTGGCGACGGTCCGGCTACCAAGTACGGAATGATCGGCATCAATCTCACGATGGACATCACCAAGAACCGGAGCGATGGCTACATCTTCGGAATGATCCGGAATGGACGCGGCGCAATGCCGTCGTACAACAGGATCGAGGAGATGGATCGCTGGGACGTC
The window above is part of the Gemmatimonadota bacterium genome. Proteins encoded here:
- a CDS encoding superoxide dismutase, whose amino-acid sequence is MAFTLPALPYDFAALEPSIDARTMEIHHDKHHAGYVNNLNAALEKAPELQSRSLDDLLQHLDSIPESIRTAVRNNAGGHWNHSMFWEIMSPKGGGEPTGKLADAIKKSFGDFGTFQTQFADAAAKRFGSGWAWLVKDGSKLTITSTPNQDTPVMEKKHPILGVDVWEHAYYLKYQNKRGDYVSAWWNVVNWPEVGRRFEA
- a CDS encoding VTT domain-containing protein, which codes for MHGLSELFNRLRDVSGLVQAAGYTGMAVIIFAETGLLIGFFLPGDSLLVSAGLLGSQGYIDVWLLGLILSVAAVAGDTVGYAIGKATGHHLFTREDSLLFNRKHLIKAHEFYERHGGKTILIARFMPIIRTFAPVVAGMGEMQYSRFIAYNVVGGVAWVWSMLLLGYSLGRTFPGVAKHIELIILIIVFLSILPAIIARYRTRYKTKLET
- a CDS encoding D-Ala-D-Ala carboxypeptidase family metallohydrolase — translated: MTPASAAVVSGLSDADAPTAAYVTDAVNRKVVASIEADATGESGKLRAEIRGASEKPGIVKAAIAAGGALRRVADFSLITPRPAADVHRGRLGLYYIGNWPRASAARGGRVVYRAPSGFIEVTQSNEDTRLSQHFEIRDFLTHDQSDVWPKYVVVSMKLVDKLELVLDDLRAHGVNPEGVHVMSGFRTPQYNRGGGDPSGRATLSRHMYGDAADIYIDNSGTGRMSDLNHDGRVDLADARVILASVDRVERQHPSLVGGCGVYIGNGSHGPFVHIDTRGYPARWTGTGD
- a CDS encoding lmo0937 family membrane protein; the encoded protein is MLWTIALILFVLWLLGFLVFPIAGGLIHILLVLAIIVVLYRLITGRRPVL
- a CDS encoding TrmJ/YjtD family RNA methyltransferase, with the protein product MPETILSRVVVVLYEPQDPVNIGGTVRAMKNMGASDLRLVRPCEYTDVRLAGIAHGTADIIERIRHFDTLDEALADCVKVAAFTARRRAAKRVLTDAREAAPIIQAAAQEGKVALLFGREDSGLPNEAMDRGHLVVTISTTEHSSINLAQAVLLALYELHLVVADATRYIAPPKRDAPAALAAEYELMFSDAEKALEQVQFFKTRHHERIMRSIRSLAFRASPDKREIALLRAMSIEVLRTIDRIKRGLAS
- a CDS encoding cytochrome c3 family protein — translated: MALRRKWLTVSGFIAIAAAATMLSAFSGASTSQGFSPEQPIHFPHPLHVQTLKMNCLYCHFSANKSPDPGLPAVATCMGCHALVGTNKPEIKKLAAYWNKKQPVPWVRMHKVPEYVHFPHMSHVNAGVSCQTCHGPIQNMTQVYQYSSLNMGWCVSCHIGQSNPPFKARYDCAACHY
- a CDS encoding molybdopterin-dependent oxidoreductase; the protein is MSTETESKGIKRRDFLKVIGGGAAVAASIGCESDRVEKLIPYLVSPDNTVPGVSTYYATTCRGCAAGCGVIAETRDGRTTKLEGNPAHPVNRGALCSTGQAEVQALYNPDRYRSPMIRKNGKLVAAKWDEALQLFSQKLGETRSRGGAANAVFINQHESGSFPAFLDQWLADFGMPAHVSYDSGVDTEAIAAHTAAYGVAWPRFDFNAAALIISFGADFLDGWGPSVPQQLDWADARAKLVGAPRLVTVGARRSLTGLNADTWLDCKPGTEVMIARALAGEMPVADAAQQSGVDAKRLQAVVDEYRAAKPALVLAGGHIANSAELFAAVTALNRANGAVGTTIRPDQAFLGYEGIAPQAQLRAIGDRMNSGAVPLLMVRGANPAYTMPRSTGFAAAMKKVPFKVSFASIMNDTSEMCDLILPDHHSLEQWGDAEPVKGTLSLQQPTMDPVFDSLATSDVLIRIAKGDPATAAKYPEPDYRTWLIARVPGGEEGMRAGLPTAIVAGSALARTAPRPALPAIPAAPALASTSGDMFLFIYHHPVLGDGRGANKPWLQELPDPVTKLTWQTVVEMHPLTAAKMGLDNSDLVTVTTSAGSLTAPVYLYLGIRQDTIAIATGRGHINAGRYAKAGENAYDLVPLAENAAGGIALVSTRAKVVKAGGSMLLATTEGSARQHLRDIARAIPVGELGAGAEKHKEPEEEHLPGDASHEFLPGLRSPVANDAQGDFGDPASKDLGMYNPNHWSNMAKRRWAMTIDLARCTGCAACVTACYAENNIPTVGADWQTPQILPDRTGFGANITRSREMAWIRLERYYEGGEDGSADFETRFIPMMCQHCGNAPCEPVCPVYATYHAPDGLNVQVYNRCVGTRYCSNNCPYKVRYFNWFGYGEPHRPQYAFPEPLNWQLNPDVTVRGKGVMEKCSMCVQRIRGAEHRAKLENNRPLRPDEFTTACAEACPSRAITFGDAADDSWSVTRLIKDERAYHVFEELNTFTAVVYLKKVNHPSPATEPAHA
- the nrfD gene encoding NrfD/PsrC family molybdoenzyme membrane anchor subunit, which encodes MATATKPVEDVELLRRPNIPSAEVRLPAVKDYEQVDDEITATLHPTAQWFIGLGVAILFLLIGALAWTYQIYTGLGVAGYNPPVMWGVYIVTFVFWVGIGHAGTLISAILYLFRAGFRTTIYRCAEAMTVFAVMTAGLFPILHLGRPWKFFWLIPYPNWRYIWPQMKSPLVWDVFAILTYLTVSATFLYIGLVPDFAILRDREKNPVRKRLFAQLALGWRNTDREWRHFVRAYLFLAAFSTPLVLSVHSVVSFDFAMSDVPGWHTTVFPPYFVAGAIYSGIGMVFTIVIPLRKWFNLKHYVTINDLDAAAKLALFTSLVVGVSYACEWFVAWYSGSPAEKQFFANRLWGQWWWASALLYTCNICLPLSLFSQWCRRNTTWLFILSIFINIGMWFERFVIVVPSLSHEYEPWQWAGYRPTWVDYAILCGSFGWFSMWFLLFIKQFPVIALTEIKEIVKPRLKFRHAQGVDSTAHPLPFMPDTPGEFD
- a CDS encoding DUF3341 domain-containing protein translates to MRGVIGLFRELDTTCDAIAILKKKKFGEFTVYSPTPRHEIEHAIDRGPSAVRVFTLIGGLCGVTFGYWIAIWISDYWPIVVGGKAIATWIPYTVFGFEVMVLIGALATVAGLFATARFPRITHTVGYDSRFSYGDFGVWIEPSPDKMQEAEQLLRDAGAVEVRVER
- a CDS encoding cytochrome c; its protein translation is MNARAIRALLAIAPLTLSLSACEWFSDFRRQPALHPWQPIHCDARRDVCDETIPSRGNPQNSVSIYGTERAGFETSYAALPGTIDSMSNLVNPTPPTAASLANGHKYFAVNCEVCHGEKGLGDGPATKYGMIGINLTMDITKNRSDGYIFGMIRNGRGAMPSYNRIEEMDRWDVVNYVRALQGKLGVTVPTGPLAVPGVTGRWVPGYTKTAPDRPAPFVPPYEGSAKAWYHAGEAPPALDMRSPRVGPPPLDSNVYKTGIPQEVKR